One part of the Amphiprion ocellaris isolate individual 3 ecotype Okinawa chromosome 24, ASM2253959v1, whole genome shotgun sequence genome encodes these proteins:
- the timmdc1 gene encoding complex I assembly factor TIMMDC1, mitochondrial, with translation MQPEQNRTSFALQNRQADSAPRGILSTGLLRGLTQSIRPPFFCFLLPRVHAADVAAAQPAQMLSSSSTSTAPVPAPSPSTLPSNIGKPEFPDTGWERIKDLFDRDATQKYPEELINVINSGVLGALAGLFYGGLPAARHARQRYIQVSQAEMYANRVEAVRSAHNAAIRGFVRYGWRWSWRVAVIVTLFNSVSTGLSVYRDKDAISNCVGAGAVTVGLYRLNLGLRGLVAGTIIGAVLGIPVGALVVGLQSLTGETVRERRRRERRELYELKLAEWTARLQLTDELIDNLNVSSQAEETNKDMQRIQELLSLPQNEDVSKN, from the exons ATGCAGCCAGAGCAGAACAGGACAAGCTTTGCCCTGCAGAATCGACAGGCAGATTCAGCCCCCCGGGGCATCCTGAGCACCGGCCTGCTGCGGGGTCTCACCCAGAGCATCAGGCCTCCTTTCTTCTGCTTCCTGCTCCCCAGGGTCCATGCAGCTGATGTGGCTGCTGCCCAGCCTGCACAgatgctctcctcctcctccaccagcaCTGCTCCTGTACCCGCTCCGTCTCCCAGCACCCTGCCAAGCAACATTGGCAAGCCAGAATTTCCAGACACAGGATGGGAACGCATCAAGGACCTCTTTGACAGAGA TGCAACACAGAAATACCCAGAGGAGTTGATCAATGTGATAAACAGCGGTGTTCTTGGTGCCCTTGCAGGCCTTTTCTATGGCGGCCTGCCAGCAGCTCGTCACGCCAGGCAGAGGTATATCCAAGTCAGCCAGGCAGAAATGTATGCTAATCGTGTGGAAGCAGTG CGCTCGGCACATAACGCAGCTATCCGGGGTTTTGTGAGGTATGGATGGAGGTGGAGCTGGAGAGTTGCTGTCATCGTCACCTTGTTCAA TTCTGTCAGCACAGGGCTGTCTGTGTACCGAGACAAAGACGCCATCAGCAACTGTGTTGGAGCTGGAG CTGTCACTGTAGGCCTGTACAGACTGAACCTGGGACTGAGAGGGCTGGTGGCAGGGACCATCATCGGAGCAGTCCTGGG GATTCCTGTTGGTGCTTTGGTCGTCGGCTTGCAGTCTCTGACTGGAGAAACTGtcagagaaaggaggaggagagagcgcAGAGAACTCTATGAACTCAAGCTCGCAGAAtg GACGGCCCGTCTGCAGCTGACAGATGAGCTGATTGATAATCTGAATGTTAGCTCTCAGGCAGAGGAAACCAATAAGGACATGCAGAGGATCCAGGAGCTGCTCAGTTTACCACAGAATGAGGACGTGAGCAAGAACTGA